The genomic window AAGATCGCGACCGTGATGGGCACCATCGGGAACACACACGGCGTCAGCGCGCTGATGAAGCCGAACACGAACGACATGCCTGCGGCGACGAGCGGGCTCTGCGCGGCGTAGCGCTCGAACGCGGCGGTGTCGGAGCCGTCGGCCCACGCCGCGAGGGGGAGGAGCATCAGCACGGCGAGGACGGCGAGCGTCACGGGCAAGCGGCGTTTCACGGGGGCTCCTTGAGGGGATGTCGGCCCCACGGCGCGTCGGCGACCCGCGGGCTTCCGAAAGGATAGCAAAAGCCAGGCGACATCCCGCAAACTCTGACGCAAAGTTTGCGACTCGCATGGGACCCCTCCGCAGACGCGCCCGACGGCTCGTGAAGCTGGCGCTCGGGCTCGCCGGGCTCGCGGGGGTCGGAGCGGTGGCGGTGCTCGCGTTCCCGGCGACCGCGCGCCGCGCCGAGGGCGCGGGGCGCGTCTTCGTGCCGACGCTCGACGACGAAGTGCTCGAGCGACTCCCCGCGCGGACCGAGGGGCGCCGCACGCGGGAGCTCCGCCAGCTCCGCGCCGCCCTCGCCGAGCGTCCCCGCGACGCCGCGCTCGCCGTGCGGGTCGCCAGGCTCGCGATCGAGCTGTCCCGCGCCCGCGCCGATCCACGGTACCAGGGCTACGCCGAGGCCGCGCTGGCGCCGCTCTTTGGCGGTCCCGTGGAGCCACCCACCGCGGCGCTCACGCTGCGGGCCACGCTCCGCCAGAGCCAGCATGACTTCCCGGGGGCGCTCGCCGATCTCGACCGAGTCGTCGCCCGCGCCCCCGACGACGCCCAGGCCTGGCTCACGCGGGCGGTCGTGCTGACGGTGCTCGCGCGGTACCCCGAGGCCCGCGCGGCGTGCGCGCGGCTCGAGCGCCTCGCCCCGCCGGTCGTCGTGGCGGTGTGTCGTGAGACCCTCGCGAGCCTCACGGGGCAGGCCGCGGGCGCGTACGCGCGGCTCTCGCGGGCAGCGGAGGACGCGCGGCTCGCCACGCCGGAGGAGGGCGCCTGGGTGGCCTCGACCCTGGGCGAGCTCGCCGCGCGTGCCGGCGACGTGCACGCGGGCCGGAGTCACTTGGAGCGGGCGCTCGAGCTCGAGCCGGGCGATCCGTACGTGCTCGCCGCGCTCGCGGATCTCGAGCTCGACGCGGCGCGTCCGGCGGAGGTGGTGCGCCGACTCTCCGGCAAAGAAGACAACGATCTCCTGCTATTACGACTTGCGATCGCCGAGGCGATCGAGCACGCCCCGGGGGCCGAGGCGCACGCGGCGCTCCTTGGGGAGCGGTTTCGCGCGAGCCGGCTCCGCGGGGACGTCGTGCACCGCCGGGAGGAGGCGCGTTATCTCGTCGCGCTCGGGGACCCGCCCGAGCGCGCGCGCGCCCTCGAGCTCGCCCAGGCGAACTGGGAGGTGCAGCGCGAGGTGCCCGACGCGCGGGTGCTCATGGAGGCCGCGCTCGCCGCCAAAGCGCCCGCCGCCGCGCGCCCGGCCCTCACGTGGCTCGTCGCGAGCGGCTGCGAGGACCCCGCGCTCCAACGCCTGCGACGGGAGCTCGAGTGACGCGCGCGCGGCTCGTCGCGCTCGTCGGCTGGTTCGGGGCGCTCCTCGCGTTCTCGCTCGCGTTCGCGTTCGCGTTCCCGAGCCCGGCGTGGGCGCACAAGCCCAGCGACGCCTACCTCGTGGTCGCAGCGCGCGGCGCCGAGGTGAGCGTCCGCCTCGACCTCGCGTTGCGCGATCTCGACGACGAGCTCGGCCTCGATCGCGACGGCGACGGCGAGCTCACCTGGGCGGAGGCGCGGGCCGCGGCTCCGGCGGCGGCGTCGGCGGCGTGGACGGCGATCGAGCTCCGCGCGGGCGCTTCGGGCGCGGCCACAGGTGAGTTGAGTGTAGAGTGCACGCCCGTCGCCGACGAACCCCCCGCGATCGCGAGGCACTCCGACGGCGCCTACCTCGTGCTCCAGCGGCGCCTCACGTGCGGGGCGACGCCGCGCGCGCTCGTCCTCCGCTACGGGCTCTTCTTCGCCCGCGATCCTCAGCACCGCGCCGTCGTGCGCGTCGACGCCGGGGGCGCCTCGCGCTCGCTGGTCCTCCGCACCGACGCCCGGGAGGCGACCGTGGATCTCACGGACCCGGCGCCTGCGAGGCGCGCGTTCCTCGCGATGGTGCGCGAGGGCGCGGCGCACATCGCCCAGGGCTACGATCATGTGTTGTTCCTCCTCGCGCTGCTCTTGCCCGCGGTGCTCGTGCGTCGACGCGGCCGCCGGAGGTTCGCGCCGCGCGCCCGCTTTCGCCCCGCCGCCCTCGACGTGCTCCGCGTCGTGACGGCGTTCACCGTCGCCCACAGCGTGACGCTCAGCCTCGCCGCGCTCGACCTGGTGGTGCTGCCCTCGCGGCTCGTCGAGTCCGTCATCGCCGCGAGCGTCGTGGCCGCGGCGATGAACAACCTGTTCCCGCTCCTGCGCGAGGGCCGCTGGCTCGCGACGTTCGCGCTCGGCCTCATGCACGGCTTCGGGTTCGCCGCCACGCTCCACGACCTCGACCTCGGGCGCGGCGCGCTCGTCGTCTCGCTCCTCGGGTTCAACTTGGGGGTCGAGCTCGGGCAGCTCGGGCTCGTCGCCGCGTTCCTCCCGCTCGCGTTCGTCGCGCGGCGCACGTGGTTCTACCGATGGCTTGTGCTGAAGGGCGGTTCGGTGCTCATCGCGGCGCTCGCCCTCGTATGGCTCGCCGAGCGCGCGCTCGCGGTTCGCCTCCTGCCCTGACGCGGGCGCGTGGCGCACGCGCAGCCCTCCCCGCTCAGTGCTTCGCGGAGGCGGCCGGTGCGGGCGCGGCCGCGGGCGGCGGTGCGGGCTTCAGCTTCGCGAATACGCCCGCCAGCTTCTTCGCGAGCGCGAGGTTCTCCGGCGTCTCTTTGCCGAGACGGAGGGTGAGCATCGTGCCGCCGTTCACGTAGAGCTGCCGCCCGGTGATCGCGGCGAGGCTCTTCTGCGACATCGCCTTGCCCTCCTTCGCGGCCTTCGCGTCGGGGTACTCGCAGAGGTCGATCACGAACGCGGTGTCCGGGTTCTTCGTTCCCACGCAATAGCTGGCTTTGAAGAACGAGCCGAGGTGTTGCTTCGGCGTCTCGAACGTCGCGCCCGCGGCCTTGAACGCCTCGAACACGTCCTCGGCGCGGACGATCCCCTTCGGGCGTGACTGGGCCTCACGCGCGAAGCGCTCGCTCAGGTTGAGGGCGCCGACCGGCGTCGAGGGATCGACGGGCTCGTCCCCGGCGTCGCCCCCGGGCGACGCGACGGTCGCCGACGGCGCGGCCGACGGCGTCGGCGTGGGGGCCGCT from Myxococcales bacterium includes these protein-coding regions:
- a CDS encoding tetratricopeptide repeat protein; translation: MGPLRRRARRLVKLALGLAGLAGVGAVAVLAFPATARRAEGAGRVFVPTLDDEVLERLPARTEGRRTRELRQLRAALAERPRDAALAVRVARLAIELSRARADPRYQGYAEAALAPLFGGPVEPPTAALTLRATLRQSQHDFPGALADLDRVVARAPDDAQAWLTRAVVLTVLARYPEARAACARLERLAPPVVVAVCRETLASLTGQAAGAYARLSRAAEDARLATPEEGAWVASTLGELAARAGDVHAGRSHLERALELEPGDPYVLAALADLELDAARPAEVVRRLSGKEDNDLLLLRLAIAEAIEHAPGAEAHAALLGERFRASRLRGDVVHRREEARYLVALGDPPERARALELAQANWEVQREVPDARVLMEAALAAKAPAAARPALTWLVASGCEDPALQRLRRELE
- a CDS encoding HupE/UreJ family protein, with the translated sequence MTRARLVALVGWFGALLAFSLAFAFAFPSPAWAHKPSDAYLVVAARGAEVSVRLDLALRDLDDELGLDRDGDGELTWAEARAAAPAAASAAWTAIELRAGASGAATGELSVECTPVADEPPAIARHSDGAYLVLQRRLTCGATPRALVLRYGLFFARDPQHRAVVRVDAGGASRSLVLRTDAREATVDLTDPAPARRAFLAMVREGAAHIAQGYDHVLFLLALLLPAVLVRRRGRRRFAPRARFRPAALDVLRVVTAFTVAHSVTLSLAALDLVVLPSRLVESVIAASVVAAAMNNLFPLLREGRWLATFALGLMHGFGFAATLHDLDLGRGALVVSLLGFNLGVELGQLGLVAAFLPLAFVARRTWFYRWLVLKGGSVLIAALALVWLAERALAVRLLP